A region of Mesorhizobium sp. AR02 DNA encodes the following proteins:
- a CDS encoding DUF2865 domain-containing protein, whose translation MIRFWLLMMIALVTVAAFALGTTSSYADSCSAIRGQLLSGGRGGGVSPELAQLRRQLAAIQGLERQRRCTAQSATGGFFNACADLARNRTEVLRQIAAGSGRDVSGRFAALGCTSGAKDQRPASKTQSTAGGATYAGNTMLFCVRLSDGYFFPAPKSQFAGSDDVKDMADQCRYICDDPAVDLYTLSDASLETEKMVALDTRKPYTELPSAFRYRDDANFKACDVKRYYQRVAELRARTVTPTNMTNAIIPLPQSKPDVGSVAAIPQSGTEAAGAAQEQSIEASRRPVRVVGPAFFPAE comes from the coding sequence ATGATCCGTTTCTGGCTTCTCATGATGATCGCACTGGTGACGGTGGCCGCCTTTGCGCTCGGCACGACGTCTTCTTATGCGGATAGTTGCAGCGCGATCAGAGGTCAGTTGCTTTCTGGCGGCCGCGGTGGGGGCGTAAGCCCCGAACTGGCGCAACTGCGCCGCCAGCTTGCAGCGATCCAGGGCCTGGAGAGGCAGCGCAGATGCACGGCGCAAAGTGCCACGGGCGGCTTCTTCAACGCTTGCGCCGACCTTGCCAGAAACCGGACGGAGGTGCTGCGCCAGATCGCGGCCGGTTCCGGCCGGGACGTTTCGGGCCGGTTCGCGGCGCTCGGCTGCACGTCCGGGGCGAAGGATCAGCGCCCGGCGTCGAAGACCCAGTCCACAGCGGGCGGAGCAACATATGCCGGCAATACGATGCTGTTTTGCGTACGCCTGTCGGATGGATATTTCTTCCCCGCGCCAAAGTCGCAATTCGCCGGCAGCGACGATGTCAAGGATATGGCCGATCAGTGCCGTTATATCTGCGATGATCCGGCCGTCGATCTCTACACGCTGAGCGACGCCAGTCTGGAAACCGAAAAGATGGTCGCGCTTGATACGCGCAAACCCTATACCGAATTGCCGTCGGCTTTCCGCTACCGGGACGATGCCAATTTCAAGGCCTGCGACGTCAAGCGCTACTACCAGCGGGTCGCCGAACTGAGGGCAAGGACGGTGACGCCGACAAACATGACCAACGCCATCATTCCCCTGCCGCAGTCAAAGCCGGACGTCGGCAGTGTCGCGGCAATCCCGCAATCCGGGACAGAAGCCGCGGGTGCCGCTCAGGAGCAGTCGATCGAGGCCAGCAGGCGGCCGGTGCGCGTGGTTGGCCCGGCCTTCTTCCCGGCTGAATGA
- a CDS encoding glutathione S-transferase family protein has protein sequence MAKTVTKSAKKASAQAKPKAAAAAKVAAKPAAKAAPKAAAKAAAKPAAQKSAPKTAKAKSAKKPALKLSMLKPSVNNMTVRVFARAAGFDAAETDAWGHTRSPEYMARNPAHLTPMIEDKGLPRGVLWESCAIMQYLANKHGLEKFYPKAPAKRAMVDSAMFYLIGTLYPYVARATYPALGFPQYAGEVGHSDAHPDKKSEAQKAAMAAIAEPLEVFHSFFRDGKPFIGGKNPSIADIRLAATLEFLAVIDYVLPKWAKEYMAAIEKKLGKAYAEPAGDVRGYIAYVRSQAKASA, from the coding sequence GGCTGCAAAAGCCGCGCCGAAGGCGGCCGCGAAAGCCGCGGCGAAGCCGGCAGCCCAAAAGTCGGCGCCGAAGACCGCCAAGGCCAAGTCGGCGAAGAAGCCGGCGCTGAAGCTCAGCATGCTGAAGCCGAGCGTCAACAACATGACCGTGCGGGTGTTTGCCCGCGCGGCCGGGTTCGACGCCGCCGAGACCGACGCCTGGGGCCACACGCGCTCGCCGGAATACATGGCGCGCAATCCGGCGCATCTGACGCCGATGATCGAGGATAAGGGGCTGCCCAGAGGCGTGCTTTGGGAAAGCTGCGCCATCATGCAGTATCTCGCCAACAAGCACGGGCTGGAGAAATTCTATCCGAAGGCGCCGGCCAAGCGGGCGATGGTCGACAGCGCCATGTTCTACCTGATCGGCACGCTCTACCCCTATGTGGCGCGCGCCACCTATCCGGCGCTGGGTTTCCCGCAATATGCCGGCGAGGTCGGCCACAGCGATGCTCATCCCGACAAGAAGTCGGAAGCACAGAAGGCCGCCATGGCCGCGATCGCCGAGCCGCTGGAGGTCTTCCACAGCTTCTTCAGGGATGGCAAGCCGTTCATCGGTGGCAAGAACCCGTCGATCGCCGACATCCGGCTGGCGGCGACGCTCGAGTTCCTGGCGGTCATCGACTACGTGCTGCCCAAATGGGCGAAGGAATACATGGCAGCAATCGAGAAGAAGCTGGGCAAGGCCTACGCCGAGCCGGCCGGCGACGTGCGTGGCTACATTGCCTATGTGAGGTCGCAGGCGAAGGCTTCAGCTTAA